GGCTCAACGTCACGGCCAGTAACCTGGCCAATGCCGGTAGCGTAAGTGGCGATCCCGATAAAGTGTATCGGGCCAAGCAGCCGGTGTTCGCAACCTTTAATGACGCGCTGGTCGCGCAAACGGGAGTGAGCGGTGTCCGCCTGACCGGGGTTACTGAAAGCACGGCGCCGCTTAACGTGCAATACCGGCCGGATCACCCCGATGCGGATGCCGACGGCAATGTCTACGTCAGCAATGTCAGTACGGTTGAAGAGATGGTCAACATGATGTCGGCCTCCCGCTCTTATCAGAACAACGTTGAAATGATTAACACGACCCGCGATCTGTTGTTGCAGACGCTGGCGCTTGGCCGTCAGGGCTAGCACTCAAGGATGAATGACAACTATGAATGAAATTAACGCGTTCGACAGCCTGGGAATAGGTCAGCCGACCGTCGATAACTCGGCGCGTACCGAGCTGGGCCAGGAAGCCTTCATGACCCTGATGATGGCTCAGTTTCGCAATCAGGACCCATTCGAGCCGATGGACAATGGTGACTTCCTTGGGCAGCTCGCGCAGTTCGGTACCGTCAGCGGGATCGACGAGCTGAATGGCGCGTTCTCCGGCCTGCAGTCTTCCATTCAGTCGGACCAGGCGTTGCAGGCAGCGAACCTGGTTGGGCGCACCGTATTGGCCGAGTCCGGTACAGGCTCAGTCAGTAACGGTGGCGGTGTTGCCGGCGCGGTTGAATTGCCGTCGAGTGTCAGCAATGTGCAAATCGAGATAACCGATGCCAGCGGTCAGCTTGTGCGGCGTTTTGATATTGGTGCACAACAGGCCGGGGTCTCCCGCTTTAACTGGGATGGACTGAATGACAGCGGCCAGCAGGTCGCTGACGGCCAGTACGAGATTGCTGCACGCGTCCAGTACGGCAACGAAATTGAAAGCGTGCCGACGTTGATCGAATCAAATATTGCCAGTGTCACGCTGGGCCGCGGTGGCTCGGGATTGACATTGAACCTGGCTGGCGGCGAGCAGATGTCTCTCGCCCGCGTCCGCCAGATTAACTAAACAAATTAGAAACGGAATTCACTCAGGAGATACACCATGCCATTTGCGATAGCTCTCAGCGGATTGAACGCTGCATCGGCAGATCTGGAAGTTACTGCCAACAACGTCGCCAACGTAAACACGAACGGCTTCAAAGAATCGCGCGCTCAGTTCGCCGAGGTCTTTGCCGTCGGCACCCAAAGCGTTGGCTCCAGTGCCTCGGGCAGCGGCGTGCGCCTGTCTTCGGTCGCGCAGCAGTTCACGCAAGGCAATATTGACTTCACAGACAATGCCCTCGATCTGGCCATTGGCGGCGAAGGCTTTTTCGTGCTCAGCGACAACGGCGCCCGAACTTACACCCGTGCCGGTGCCTTCGGGGTCGACAATCAAGGCTACGTAACTAACGCGCAGGGCGCGCGGTTGCAGTCCTACCCGTTCGCCGGCAACGGTCTGTTCAATACCGGTACGCCGACGGATCTGCAGTTGACGACGGGCGCAAACCCGCCATCCGCCACCACGGTTTCCAATTTCGGACTGAATCTGCCGGCCAATGCGACCACCCCGACCAACCCGGTGTTCGATCCTGCAGACCCAGCGAGCTTCAACCACACGACCTCGGTAACGATTTATGACTCACTGGGTGCGGCACATACCGCAACCGTTTACTTCATTAAGGACGCAGCACCCAACACCTGGAACACCGAGGTGGAGATCGACGGCACTGCCGTTGCCGGGTCTACCCAAATCACGTTCAACAACGATGGCAGTCTCAATACGCCAGCCAGCGGCAACATGACTCTCGCTGCATACACGCCTTCTACGGGTGCTGCAGACATTGCCATGGACCTTAACTTTTCAACGGCCACGCAGTTCGGCAGCAACTTCGGTGTGAACTCACTCTCGCAGGACGGCTACACAACGGGCCGACTGACCGGCGTCAGCGTTGATGCGGAGGGTGTGGTTTTTGCCCGCTTCACCAACGGACAGTCGACATCACTGGGTAAGCTGGCATTGGCCAACTTTGTAAACCCGCAGGGCTTGCAGCAACTCGGCGATACCAACTGGGGACAATCGTTTGCCTCGGGTGATGCCTTGCTCGGCGAAGCCGGTACCGCATCGTTCGGCAATATTCAGTCCGGTGCACTCGAAGCGTCCAACGTGGATCTGACCGCTCAGCTGGTACAGATGATTACGGCGCAGCGAAATTTCCAGGCGAATGCCCAGATGATTTCCACGGCTGACACCGTTACCCAAACCGTCATCAATATCCGCTAGTACGACAGACGGTAACCGGACCTAAGGGAGCAGGCACATGGACGAAATGGTTTACCTGGCGATGACCGGTGCGAAACAGACGGAATACGCACAGGCCATCAACAGCAATAATCTGGCGAACATCTCGACCAGCGGATTTCGTGCCGACCTGCATGCCTTTTCATCGCTGGCGATCGAAGGTCCGGGAGCCGAGTCCAGAGTGAATGCGGTTGTCGATTCATTCGGTACGGACTTCGCACAGGGCCCCCTGGTGAATACCGGTCGCAATCTGGATGTAGCAATCCAGGGTCGCGGCTTTTTCGTAGTGCAGTCGCCGGACGGTTCGGAAGCCTATACCCGGGCCGGCGATCTGCGTGTTAATTCGGGCGGCTTACTGTCGAACGGCGCGGGTCACCTGATCATGGGCGACGGTGGTCCGGTTGCGGTGCCACCGAATTCCAGCCTGACCATTGGTGCGGACGGTACCGTGTCCGTCCAGCCACTGGGGCAAGGGCCGGAAGCGTTGGTTATTGTGGATCGACTCAAACTTGTAGATCCGGATATCAAACAACTGAGCAAGGGCAGCGACGGATTGCTGCACTTGCCCGAGGGTCAAACAGCCGATGCCGATGCGAGTGTCACGTTGACGGCCGGCTCACTTGAACAAAGCAACGTAAACGTGGCGATGACACTCGTGAATATGATCGAGCTGTCCCGGCAATACGAAATGCAGGTAAACGCCATGAAGACGGCGAAAGAAAACGCTGACTCAGCCGCGCAACTGATGCGTGTTGGCTAAGTCCGGATACAGGAAACGGAGAACGATATGAATCAGGCCTTGTGGATTGCCAAAACCGGAATGGATGCGCAGCAGACGCGCATGTCCGTGGTTTCCAACAACCTCGCGAACGTAAATACCACCGGCTTCAAGCAGGACCGGGCGGTGTTTGAGGACTTGCTCTACCAGAACGTACGTCAGGCAGGTGGCCAGTCGTCGCAGGACACTGAGCTGCCGACCGGCATGAACATCGGTACGGGCGTGCGTGTTGTGGCAACCGAGAAACTGCATACCCAGGGCAACCTGCTGCAAACCGAGAATGCGCTGGATGT
The DNA window shown above is from Woeseia oceani and carries:
- a CDS encoding flagellar hook assembly protein FlgD yields the protein MNEINAFDSLGIGQPTVDNSARTELGQEAFMTLMMAQFRNQDPFEPMDNGDFLGQLAQFGTVSGIDELNGAFSGLQSSIQSDQALQAANLVGRTVLAESGTGSVSNGGGVAGAVELPSSVSNVQIEITDASGQLVRRFDIGAQQAGVSRFNWDGLNDSGQQVADGQYEIAARVQYGNEIESVPTLIESNIASVTLGRGGSGLTLNLAGGEQMSLARVRQIN
- the flgE gene encoding flagellar hook protein FlgE gives rise to the protein MPFAIALSGLNAASADLEVTANNVANVNTNGFKESRAQFAEVFAVGTQSVGSSASGSGVRLSSVAQQFTQGNIDFTDNALDLAIGGEGFFVLSDNGARTYTRAGAFGVDNQGYVTNAQGARLQSYPFAGNGLFNTGTPTDLQLTTGANPPSATTVSNFGLNLPANATTPTNPVFDPADPASFNHTTSVTIYDSLGAAHTATVYFIKDAAPNTWNTEVEIDGTAVAGSTQITFNNDGSLNTPASGNMTLAAYTPSTGAADIAMDLNFSTATQFGSNFGVNSLSQDGYTTGRLTGVSVDAEGVVFARFTNGQSTSLGKLALANFVNPQGLQQLGDTNWGQSFASGDALLGEAGTASFGNIQSGALEASNVDLTAQLVQMITAQRNFQANAQMISTADTVTQTVINIR
- the flgC gene encoding flagellar basal body rod protein FlgC, producing the protein MSLFKVFDVAGSAMNAQSVRLNVTASNLANAGSVSGDPDKVYRAKQPVFATFNDALVAQTGVSGVRLTGVTESTAPLNVQYRPDHPDADADGNVYVSNVSTVEEMVNMMSASRSYQNNVEMINTTRDLLLQTLALGRQG
- the flgF gene encoding flagellar basal-body rod protein FlgF; the encoded protein is MDEMVYLAMTGAKQTEYAQAINSNNLANISTSGFRADLHAFSSLAIEGPGAESRVNAVVDSFGTDFAQGPLVNTGRNLDVAIQGRGFFVVQSPDGSEAYTRAGDLRVNSGGLLSNGAGHLIMGDGGPVAVPPNSSLTIGADGTVSVQPLGQGPEALVIVDRLKLVDPDIKQLSKGSDGLLHLPEGQTADADASVTLTAGSLEQSNVNVAMTLVNMIELSRQYEMQVNAMKTAKENADSAAQLMRVG